In the Sus scrofa isolate TJ Tabasco breed Duroc chromosome 7, Sscrofa11.1, whole genome shotgun sequence genome, one interval contains:
- the TFAP2A gene encoding transcription factor AP-2-alpha isoform X1 — protein sequence MKMLWKLTDNIKYEDCEDRHDGTSNGTARLPQLGTVGQSPYTSAPPLSHTPNADFQPPYFPPPYQPIYPQSQDPYSHVNDPYSLNPLHAQPQPQHPGWPGQRQSQESGLLHTHRGLPHQLSGLDPRRDYRRHEDLLHGPHGLGSGLGDLPIHSLPHAIEDVPHVEDPGINIPDQTVIKKGPVSLSKSNSNAVSAIPINKDNLFGGVVNPNEVFCSVPGRLSLLSSTSKYKVTVAEVQRRLSPPECLNASLLGGVLRRAKSKNGGRSLREKLDKIGLNLPAGRRKAANVTLLTSLVEGEAVHLARDFGYVCETEFPAKAVAEFLNRQHSDPNEQVTRKNMLLATKQICKEFTDLLAQDRSPLGNSRPNPILEPGIQSCLTHFNLISHGFGSPAVCAAVTALQNYLTEALKAMDKMYLSNNPNSHTDNSAKSSDKEEKHRK from the exons ATGAAAATGCTTTGGAAACTGACGGATAACATCAAGTACGAGGACTGCGAG GACCGTCACGACGGCACCAGCAACGGGACGGCACGGTTGCCCCAGCTGGGCACTGTAGGTCAATCTCCCTACACGAGCGCCCCGCCGCTGTCCCACACCCCCAATGCCGACTTCCAGCCCCCCTACTTTCCCCCGCCCTACCAGCCTATCTACCCCCAGTCGCAAGATCCTTACTCCCACGTCAACGACCCCTACAGCCTGAACCCCCTGCACGcccagccgcagccgcagcaccCGGGCTGGCCCggccagaggcagagccaggagtcTGGGCTCCTGCACACGCACCGGGGGCTACCCCACCAGCTGTCGGGCCTGGATCCTCGCAGGGACTACCGGCGGCACGAGGACCTCCTGCACGGCCCCCACGGGCTTGGCTCAGGACTCGGAGACCTCCCGATCCACTCCTTACCTCACGCCATCGAGGACGTCCCG CATGTAGAAGACCCGGGTATTAACATCCCAGATCAAACTGTAATTAAGAAAG GCCCCGTGTCCCTGTCCAAGTCCAACAGCAACGCCGTCTCCGCCATCCCCATCAACAAGGACAACCTCTTCGGCGGCGTCGTGAACCCCAACGAAGTCTTCTGTTCAGTTCCGGGTCGTCTCTCGCTCCTCAGCTCCACCTCGAAGTACAAGGTCACGGTGGCGGAAGTACAGCGGCGCCTCTCACCGCCCGAGTGTCTCAACGCTTCACTGCTGGGCGGAGTGCTGCGGAG GGCGAAGTCTAAAAATGGAGGAAGATCTTTAAgagaaaaactggacaaaatagGATTAAATCTGCCAGCAGGGAGACGTAAAGCTGCCAACGTCACCCTGCTCACATCACTAGTGGAGG GAGAAGCCGTCCACCTCGCCAGGGACTTTGGGTACGTGTGCGAAACCGAATTTCCTGCCAAAGCAGTAGCTGAGTTTCTCAACCGACAACATTCCGATCCCAATGAGCAAGTGACAAGAAAAAACATGCTCCTGGCTACAAA ACAGATATGCAAAGAGTTCACCGACCTGCTGGCTCAGGACCGATCTCCCCTGGGGAACTCGCGGCCCAACCCCATCCTGGAGCCCGGCATCCAGAGCTGCTTGACCCACTTCAACCTCATCTCCCACGGCTTCGGCAGCCCGGCGGTGTGCGCCGCGGTCACGGCCCTGCAGAACTATCTCACCGAGGCCCTGAAGGCCATGGACAAAATGTACCTCAGCAACAACCCCAACAGCCACACGGACAACAGCGCCAAAAGCAGTGACAAAGAGGAGAAGCACAGAAAGTGA
- the TFAP2A gene encoding transcription factor AP-2-alpha isoform X2, with product MSILAKMGDWQDRHDGTSNGTARLPQLGTVGQSPYTSAPPLSHTPNADFQPPYFPPPYQPIYPQSQDPYSHVNDPYSLNPLHAQPQPQHPGWPGQRQSQESGLLHTHRGLPHQLSGLDPRRDYRRHEDLLHGPHGLGSGLGDLPIHSLPHAIEDVPHVEDPGINIPDQTVIKKGPVSLSKSNSNAVSAIPINKDNLFGGVVNPNEVFCSVPGRLSLLSSTSKYKVTVAEVQRRLSPPECLNASLLGGVLRRAKSKNGGRSLREKLDKIGLNLPAGRRKAANVTLLTSLVEGEAVHLARDFGYVCETEFPAKAVAEFLNRQHSDPNEQVTRKNMLLATKQICKEFTDLLAQDRSPLGNSRPNPILEPGIQSCLTHFNLISHGFGSPAVCAAVTALQNYLTEALKAMDKMYLSNNPNSHTDNSAKSSDKEEKHRK from the exons GACCGTCACGACGGCACCAGCAACGGGACGGCACGGTTGCCCCAGCTGGGCACTGTAGGTCAATCTCCCTACACGAGCGCCCCGCCGCTGTCCCACACCCCCAATGCCGACTTCCAGCCCCCCTACTTTCCCCCGCCCTACCAGCCTATCTACCCCCAGTCGCAAGATCCTTACTCCCACGTCAACGACCCCTACAGCCTGAACCCCCTGCACGcccagccgcagccgcagcaccCGGGCTGGCCCggccagaggcagagccaggagtcTGGGCTCCTGCACACGCACCGGGGGCTACCCCACCAGCTGTCGGGCCTGGATCCTCGCAGGGACTACCGGCGGCACGAGGACCTCCTGCACGGCCCCCACGGGCTTGGCTCAGGACTCGGAGACCTCCCGATCCACTCCTTACCTCACGCCATCGAGGACGTCCCG CATGTAGAAGACCCGGGTATTAACATCCCAGATCAAACTGTAATTAAGAAAG GCCCCGTGTCCCTGTCCAAGTCCAACAGCAACGCCGTCTCCGCCATCCCCATCAACAAGGACAACCTCTTCGGCGGCGTCGTGAACCCCAACGAAGTCTTCTGTTCAGTTCCGGGTCGTCTCTCGCTCCTCAGCTCCACCTCGAAGTACAAGGTCACGGTGGCGGAAGTACAGCGGCGCCTCTCACCGCCCGAGTGTCTCAACGCTTCACTGCTGGGCGGAGTGCTGCGGAG GGCGAAGTCTAAAAATGGAGGAAGATCTTTAAgagaaaaactggacaaaatagGATTAAATCTGCCAGCAGGGAGACGTAAAGCTGCCAACGTCACCCTGCTCACATCACTAGTGGAGG GAGAAGCCGTCCACCTCGCCAGGGACTTTGGGTACGTGTGCGAAACCGAATTTCCTGCCAAAGCAGTAGCTGAGTTTCTCAACCGACAACATTCCGATCCCAATGAGCAAGTGACAAGAAAAAACATGCTCCTGGCTACAAA ACAGATATGCAAAGAGTTCACCGACCTGCTGGCTCAGGACCGATCTCCCCTGGGGAACTCGCGGCCCAACCCCATCCTGGAGCCCGGCATCCAGAGCTGCTTGACCCACTTCAACCTCATCTCCCACGGCTTCGGCAGCCCGGCGGTGTGCGCCGCGGTCACGGCCCTGCAGAACTATCTCACCGAGGCCCTGAAGGCCATGGACAAAATGTACCTCAGCAACAACCCCAACAGCCACACGGACAACAGCGCCAAAAGCAGTGACAAAGAGGAGAAGCACAGAAAGTGA
- the LOC106504315 gene encoding uncharacterized protein LOC106504315, with the protein MLSVSFQSIFMDRREWICPLSASHPSGATLWPNRLISISTIVQLLASSPICRRPLRPRYKGLSELRTCCWSARLPGSPRNLPRAPPRAPAPAPPPHAALLLSPARPRGRCSGGSLAPRRVPAAVPGARLSAPLPPSLLPQAALSFRPRPVLLEIIIAFAVKNNHQTKTGEVTPGFLPNKRSPSLAAADASGRSTLGVLLALSPPHLPPPQVGDFAKRLQSLGWGLRSFNCRV; encoded by the exons ATGTTATCCGTCAGTTTCCAAAGCATTTTCATGGATCGGCGTGAATGGATTTGCCCCCTCTCCGCCTCGCACCCAAGTGGAGCTACTCTCTGG CCTAATCGCCTCATTAGCATATCAACAATAGTCCAATTGCTCGCCAGCTCCCCAATCTGCCGCCGGCCGCTCCGACCCAGGTATAAAGGCCTCTCCGAGCTGCGAACTTGCTGCTGGAGCGCACGCCTGCCTGGGAGCCCACGAAATCTCCCCCGAGCTCCGCCGCGCGCCCCTGCCCCAGCACCCCCGCCCCATGCCGCCCTTCTCCTCTCTCCGGCTCGTCCTCGAGGGAGATGCTCCGGCGGAAGCCTGGCACCGCGCAGGGTCCCAGCGGCCGTGCCGGGGGCCCGGCTTTCAGCACCTCTCCCCCCATCCCTGCTTCCACAAGCGGCTCTGTCCTTTCGGCCCCGTCCAGTTTTATTAGAAATCATTATCGCTTTCGCAGTGAAAAATAACCACCAAACCAAGACCGGCGAAGTCACTCCAGGATTTTTGCCCAACAAGAGATCGCCTTCGCTCGCGGCAGCCGACGCCTCCGGCCGCAGCACCCTGGGAGTTTTATTGGCTTTGAGCcccccccatctccctcccccccaGGTCGGAGATTTTGCCAAACGGCTTCAGTCTCTCGGCTGGGGTTTGCGATCCTTTAATTGCCGCgtgtaa
- the TFAP2A gene encoding transcription factor AP-2-alpha isoform X4: MPGGDPSPGAPSRDVHTCQNGGLAGPSRRHQQRDGTVAPAGHCSLNPLHAQPQPQHPGWPGQRQSQESGLLHTHRGLPHQLSGLDPRRDYRRHEDLLHGPHGLGSGLGDLPIHSLPHAIEDVPHVEDPGINIPDQTVIKKGPVSLSKSNSNAVSAIPINKDNLFGGVVNPNEVFCSVPGRLSLLSSTSKYKVTVAEVQRRLSPPECLNASLLGGVLRRAKSKNGGRSLREKLDKIGLNLPAGRRKAANVTLLTSLVEGEAVHLARDFGYVCETEFPAKAVAEFLNRQHSDPNEQVTRKNMLLATKQICKEFTDLLAQDRSPLGNSRPNPILEPGIQSCLTHFNLISHGFGSPAVCAAVTALQNYLTEALKAMDKMYLSNNPNSHTDNSAKSSDKEEKHRK; this comes from the exons GACCGTCACGACGGCACCAGCAACGGGACGGCACGGTTGCCCCAGCTGGGCACTGTAG CCTGAACCCCCTGCACGcccagccgcagccgcagcaccCGGGCTGGCCCggccagaggcagagccaggagtcTGGGCTCCTGCACACGCACCGGGGGCTACCCCACCAGCTGTCGGGCCTGGATCCTCGCAGGGACTACCGGCGGCACGAGGACCTCCTGCACGGCCCCCACGGGCTTGGCTCAGGACTCGGAGACCTCCCGATCCACTCCTTACCTCACGCCATCGAGGACGTCCCG CATGTAGAAGACCCGGGTATTAACATCCCAGATCAAACTGTAATTAAGAAAG GCCCCGTGTCCCTGTCCAAGTCCAACAGCAACGCCGTCTCCGCCATCCCCATCAACAAGGACAACCTCTTCGGCGGCGTCGTGAACCCCAACGAAGTCTTCTGTTCAGTTCCGGGTCGTCTCTCGCTCCTCAGCTCCACCTCGAAGTACAAGGTCACGGTGGCGGAAGTACAGCGGCGCCTCTCACCGCCCGAGTGTCTCAACGCTTCACTGCTGGGCGGAGTGCTGCGGAG GGCGAAGTCTAAAAATGGAGGAAGATCTTTAAgagaaaaactggacaaaatagGATTAAATCTGCCAGCAGGGAGACGTAAAGCTGCCAACGTCACCCTGCTCACATCACTAGTGGAGG GAGAAGCCGTCCACCTCGCCAGGGACTTTGGGTACGTGTGCGAAACCGAATTTCCTGCCAAAGCAGTAGCTGAGTTTCTCAACCGACAACATTCCGATCCCAATGAGCAAGTGACAAGAAAAAACATGCTCCTGGCTACAAA ACAGATATGCAAAGAGTTCACCGACCTGCTGGCTCAGGACCGATCTCCCCTGGGGAACTCGCGGCCCAACCCCATCCTGGAGCCCGGCATCCAGAGCTGCTTGACCCACTTCAACCTCATCTCCCACGGCTTCGGCAGCCCGGCGGTGTGCGCCGCGGTCACGGCCCTGCAGAACTATCTCACCGAGGCCCTGAAGGCCATGGACAAAATGTACCTCAGCAACAACCCCAACAGCCACACGGACAACAGCGCCAAAAGCAGTGACAAAGAGGAGAAGCACAGAAAGTGA
- the TFAP2A gene encoding transcription factor AP-2-alpha isoform X3 — MLVHSFSAMDRHDGTSNGTARLPQLGTVGQSPYTSAPPLSHTPNADFQPPYFPPPYQPIYPQSQDPYSHVNDPYSLNPLHAQPQPQHPGWPGQRQSQESGLLHTHRGLPHQLSGLDPRRDYRRHEDLLHGPHGLGSGLGDLPIHSLPHAIEDVPHVEDPGINIPDQTVIKKGPVSLSKSNSNAVSAIPINKDNLFGGVVNPNEVFCSVPGRLSLLSSTSKYKVTVAEVQRRLSPPECLNASLLGGVLRRAKSKNGGRSLREKLDKIGLNLPAGRRKAANVTLLTSLVEGEAVHLARDFGYVCETEFPAKAVAEFLNRQHSDPNEQVTRKNMLLATKQICKEFTDLLAQDRSPLGNSRPNPILEPGIQSCLTHFNLISHGFGSPAVCAAVTALQNYLTEALKAMDKMYLSNNPNSHTDNSAKSSDKEEKHRK; from the exons ATGTTAGTTCACAGTTTTTCAGCTATG GACCGTCACGACGGCACCAGCAACGGGACGGCACGGTTGCCCCAGCTGGGCACTGTAGGTCAATCTCCCTACACGAGCGCCCCGCCGCTGTCCCACACCCCCAATGCCGACTTCCAGCCCCCCTACTTTCCCCCGCCCTACCAGCCTATCTACCCCCAGTCGCAAGATCCTTACTCCCACGTCAACGACCCCTACAGCCTGAACCCCCTGCACGcccagccgcagccgcagcaccCGGGCTGGCCCggccagaggcagagccaggagtcTGGGCTCCTGCACACGCACCGGGGGCTACCCCACCAGCTGTCGGGCCTGGATCCTCGCAGGGACTACCGGCGGCACGAGGACCTCCTGCACGGCCCCCACGGGCTTGGCTCAGGACTCGGAGACCTCCCGATCCACTCCTTACCTCACGCCATCGAGGACGTCCCG CATGTAGAAGACCCGGGTATTAACATCCCAGATCAAACTGTAATTAAGAAAG GCCCCGTGTCCCTGTCCAAGTCCAACAGCAACGCCGTCTCCGCCATCCCCATCAACAAGGACAACCTCTTCGGCGGCGTCGTGAACCCCAACGAAGTCTTCTGTTCAGTTCCGGGTCGTCTCTCGCTCCTCAGCTCCACCTCGAAGTACAAGGTCACGGTGGCGGAAGTACAGCGGCGCCTCTCACCGCCCGAGTGTCTCAACGCTTCACTGCTGGGCGGAGTGCTGCGGAG GGCGAAGTCTAAAAATGGAGGAAGATCTTTAAgagaaaaactggacaaaatagGATTAAATCTGCCAGCAGGGAGACGTAAAGCTGCCAACGTCACCCTGCTCACATCACTAGTGGAGG GAGAAGCCGTCCACCTCGCCAGGGACTTTGGGTACGTGTGCGAAACCGAATTTCCTGCCAAAGCAGTAGCTGAGTTTCTCAACCGACAACATTCCGATCCCAATGAGCAAGTGACAAGAAAAAACATGCTCCTGGCTACAAA ACAGATATGCAAAGAGTTCACCGACCTGCTGGCTCAGGACCGATCTCCCCTGGGGAACTCGCGGCCCAACCCCATCCTGGAGCCCGGCATCCAGAGCTGCTTGACCCACTTCAACCTCATCTCCCACGGCTTCGGCAGCCCGGCGGTGTGCGCCGCGGTCACGGCCCTGCAGAACTATCTCACCGAGGCCCTGAAGGCCATGGACAAAATGTACCTCAGCAACAACCCCAACAGCCACACGGACAACAGCGCCAAAAGCAGTGACAAAGAGGAGAAGCACAGAAAGTGA